A region from the Benincasa hispida cultivar B227 chromosome 10, ASM972705v1, whole genome shotgun sequence genome encodes:
- the LOC120089148 gene encoding uncharacterized protein LOC120089148: MVDFIRTHIIYRYSISHRIVTDNGIQFSNSWMDRLCGKYKFKQYKSSIYNVAANGLAEAFNKTLCNLLKKIVSKSKKDWQKKIGEALWAYRTTHHTPIGVTPYSLVYGVEAFLPLER; the protein is encoded by the coding sequence ATGGTGGATTTTATCCGCACTCATATCATTTATCGATACAGTATTTCTCATCGGATCGTGACGGATAACGGGATACAATTCTCCAATAGTTGGATGGATAGGTTGTGTGGAAAATACAAATTCAAGCAGTACAAGTCATCCATATATAATGTCGCCGCAAATGGGTTGGCTGAGGCATTTAACAAGACATTGTGCAACCTGCTGAAGAAAATTGTTTCCAAGTCGAAGAAAGATTGGCAAAAGAAGATTGGTGAAGCATTATGGGCTTATCGCACTACTCACCATACCCCTATAGGAGTCACCCCGTACTCTCTCGTTTATGGGGTAGAAGCTTTCCTTCCTTTGGAAAGATAA